A single genomic interval of Stieleria maiorica harbors:
- a CDS encoding class I SAM-dependent methyltransferase: MTSTGVTKSTGLNGTITTADQSVDQNTAAGKPSWASDLRVIWHLLAHPVRGKTHAERLESFYSGQAGDYDSFRARLLHGRDELIDSLDFPTAGVWADLGSGTGENILRAGGRCRELRQIHLVDLSSSLLDVARDRLGGAGVANAQFSLADVTQWDREEESVDLVTFSYSLTMIPDWFKAIELAHRVLKPGGVIGVVDFYVSRKYATHGHRQHGWLRRSFWTHWFGADNVFLSPDHTAMLHQKFDVTRFSERLGRVPYLPLVRAPYYLFVGTKRATNAG; the protein is encoded by the coding sequence ATGACCAGCACGGGCGTCACGAAATCCACCGGACTGAACGGAACGATCACCACGGCAGATCAATCCGTCGACCAGAACACGGCTGCCGGAAAACCTTCCTGGGCAAGCGATCTGCGTGTGATCTGGCACCTGCTGGCTCACCCGGTGCGTGGAAAAACGCATGCCGAGCGGCTGGAGAGTTTTTATAGCGGCCAAGCCGGTGATTACGACTCGTTCCGTGCACGTTTGTTGCACGGTCGCGACGAACTGATCGATTCGCTGGACTTTCCGACCGCCGGGGTTTGGGCCGATCTGGGGTCTGGGACGGGCGAGAACATCCTTCGGGCCGGCGGGCGCTGTAGGGAGTTAAGGCAGATTCATTTGGTCGATCTTTCGTCCTCGTTGTTGGACGTCGCCCGCGATCGACTGGGCGGCGCCGGCGTGGCGAATGCCCAGTTTTCGCTGGCCGATGTGACGCAATGGGACCGAGAGGAAGAAAGCGTCGATCTGGTGACGTTCTCCTACTCCCTGACCATGATCCCCGACTGGTTCAAGGCCATCGAATTGGCCCATCGAGTTTTAAAACCTGGCGGGGTCATCGGCGTCGTTGACTTTTATGTGTCGCGAAAATACGCGACCCACGGGCATCGCCAACACGGTTGGCTTCGCCGCTCGTTTTGGACGCATTGGTTCGGAGCGGACAATGTCTTCTTGAGCCCCGACCACACCGCCATGCTGCATCAAAAATTTGACGTGACACGCTTCAGCGAACGGCTGGGACGTGTGCCTTATTTGCCGCTCGTTCGAGCGCCCTACTATTTGTTCGTCGGGACCAAGCGAGCCACGAATGCCGGTTGA
- a CDS encoding DUF3419 family protein, giving the protein MIKEWISKRCFDAVHQRNLVYNTCWEDPRLDRQALDLGPDDSVLVITSAGCNALDYALQAPKSVHAVDVNAMQNALLELKIAAIRTLPYDDFFEVFGRGVHPNWKTLYHNRVRPALRRDDRAIWDRRINFFDGTARRNSFYFRGTSGFFAWMINGYLNRPKGLRESVLEILSAETVQQQAEIYDSCGVSEQLFSKPMRWVLRRDTTLAMLGVPRSQRLQIDRGYPGGIGRFIQDRIETVFKKIPLKDNYFWRVYLTGSYTPTCCPEYLTRHGFDRLRAGLVDRVSTHNNTVESFLRVHDAPISRFVLLDHMDWLYERHPDLLASEWQSIVDRSADNTRILWRSAALDVDFVDPLTVRSNGKRTCLGELLRYQKELAAELHLTDRVHTYGSFYIADLNGVAA; this is encoded by the coding sequence ATGATCAAGGAATGGATAAGCAAACGCTGCTTCGACGCGGTCCATCAACGCAATCTGGTCTACAACACGTGCTGGGAAGACCCGCGTCTGGACCGCCAAGCACTCGATTTGGGCCCAGACGACAGCGTGCTGGTGATCACGTCGGCCGGCTGCAACGCACTCGACTACGCGCTGCAGGCTCCCAAAAGCGTGCATGCGGTCGACGTCAATGCGATGCAAAATGCCTTGCTGGAACTCAAGATCGCCGCCATCCGGACGCTTCCGTACGATGATTTTTTCGAGGTGTTTGGCAGGGGTGTGCACCCGAATTGGAAGACCCTGTATCACAACCGGGTTCGTCCGGCACTGCGGCGGGACGATCGCGCGATTTGGGACCGGCGCATCAATTTCTTCGACGGCACCGCGCGGCGCAACAGTTTCTATTTCCGCGGCACGTCCGGCTTTTTTGCCTGGATGATCAACGGCTACCTCAATCGCCCCAAAGGCTTGCGTGAATCGGTGCTGGAAATTCTGTCGGCCGAAACGGTCCAACAGCAAGCCGAGATCTATGATTCGTGCGGCGTTTCCGAACAACTGTTTTCGAAGCCGATGCGGTGGGTACTGCGTCGTGACACGACACTCGCGATGCTGGGCGTCCCACGCAGTCAACGTCTGCAAATCGATCGCGGCTATCCCGGCGGGATCGGACGCTTCATTCAGGATCGAATCGAAACGGTCTTTAAAAAGATCCCGCTGAAAGACAACTACTTTTGGCGTGTCTATTTGACCGGCAGCTACACACCGACCTGCTGCCCGGAATATCTGACGCGGCACGGCTTCGACCGACTTCGCGCCGGTTTGGTCGATCGCGTCAGCACGCACAACAACACGGTCGAGTCGTTTCTACGCGTCCACGATGCACCGATTTCGCGATTCGTTCTGCTCGACCACATGGACTGGTTGTACGAACGACACCCCGATCTGTTGGCCTCCGAATGGCAGAGCATCGTCGACCGCTCGGCCGACAACACTCGCATCCTGTGGCGCAGTGCCGCTCTGGACGTCGACTTTGTCGATCCGTTGACGGTCCGCTCCAACGGCAAGCGAACCTGCCTGGGCGAATTGCTGCGGTACCAAAAGGAGTTGGCCGCCGAATTGCATTTGACCGATCGCGTCCACACCTACGGCAGTTTTTACATCGCCGACCTCAACGGTGTCGCGGCATGA
- a CDS encoding UDP-2,3-diacylglucosamine diphosphatase: MSGISPLSVRTLLVSDVHLGCKHARTEEFLEFLQGYRPEKLFLVGDFFDAWKINSGWHWTEPCDRIIRHLVDLVQQGTQLHYTPGNHDSFLREASFRSVMPAGFPDVSIADEFIFETLHGWRFLVTHGDLFDFFETKAQWISKGSSSFYDACLSFNRWVKNRFLAHDRNPYGACAVIKGRVKRGVKFISRYENKIMHHASQKDCDGVICGHIHTPVMKRSESVLYCNTGDWVENCTGLVECHNGDLQLVSRYGDSQTLHLGQRGSDPPPIDDFQPESIADAPLFDAVAPCHDRECVVSSIE; this comes from the coding sequence ATGAGTGGGATCTCACCGTTGTCGGTACGGACGTTACTCGTCAGTGACGTCCACTTGGGATGCAAGCACGCCCGCACGGAGGAATTCCTGGAGTTTCTCCAAGGCTATCGCCCGGAAAAACTGTTCCTGGTCGGCGACTTCTTCGACGCCTGGAAAATCAATTCCGGTTGGCATTGGACCGAACCCTGTGACCGCATCATCCGCCACTTGGTCGATCTGGTGCAGCAAGGGACCCAACTGCACTACACCCCCGGCAACCACGATTCATTCCTCCGCGAAGCCTCGTTTCGCAGCGTCATGCCGGCGGGGTTTCCCGATGTCAGCATCGCCGACGAGTTCATTTTTGAAACGCTGCATGGCTGGCGATTCCTGGTCACCCACGGCGACCTGTTCGACTTTTTTGAAACCAAGGCGCAGTGGATCTCCAAAGGCAGTTCCTCGTTCTACGACGCCTGCCTGAGTTTCAATCGCTGGGTCAAGAACCGTTTTCTGGCCCACGACCGAAACCCCTACGGTGCCTGCGCGGTGATCAAGGGACGGGTCAAACGCGGCGTCAAATTCATCAGCCGTTACGAAAACAAAATCATGCACCATGCCTCGCAAAAGGATTGCGATGGCGTGATCTGCGGTCATATCCACACGCCGGTGATGAAACGGTCCGAATCGGTGCTGTACTGCAACACCGGTGACTGGGTCGAAAACTGCACCGGACTGGTCGAATGCCACAACGGCGATTTGCAATTGGTCAGCCGCTACGGCGACTCTCAAACCTTGCACCTGGGCCAGCGAGGATCCGACCCGCCACCGATCGACGATTTCCAACCGGAGTCGATCGCCGATGCACCGCTGTTTGATGCGGTGGCCCCGTGTCACGACCGCGAGTGCGTCGTGTCTTCGATCGAATGA
- a CDS encoding serine/threonine protein kinase, whose protein sequence is MPRSRLGPLAIESKLGDHPSTSSVWRAIHVQLKKSIAVKVFSAPFGSTPEARRLLADEWERLKTISHPGIAKCFGGGFEETDAYLAYELIEGETLSSQIERAGRLSWENALEIAQGIADALEYLHGQGVVHGAICPDKVIVTGFAPVLLDLRIDRFGSPFRTTRPPSIDQVARQPPEAIAEAGGNGNPAAPPQASADLYALGVLLYQAITGRLPVSGETMQEVRENVQSESPPTPASIVLQCPIWFDKLIMRLLEKDPANRPPSATAVKLALAEVRKRALSRTSVAEHTSSGFSPLQVTSQQDKDEARTLLGRGVIDLNAIEPEDEVPDNVVWHDQPWFLLGGLVLLLMLLGYVAWPASEASLRAEAEKLIAMDTRKALAEAEDEPLRELLVRFPDGPHAEWAQLQIDLINVKQFLHQLSIKIKNNLPIKNQGELLHKQAQEFSANGDFAKAIDKYHSMVTVLGDDPDYETAVNAARYQIAALEEKAAGESDAAKIIRARLEEADQLLADNQVVEARKIWYSLVELYGDNSDLKPLIDIAQQRLMENQ, encoded by the coding sequence ATGCCTCGAAGCCGACTCGGTCCGCTCGCAATTGAATCCAAACTTGGCGACCATCCGTCGACCAGTTCGGTTTGGCGTGCGATCCACGTGCAGCTGAAAAAGTCGATCGCGGTCAAGGTCTTCTCGGCCCCGTTCGGCAGCACACCGGAGGCACGCCGGTTGTTGGCCGACGAATGGGAACGACTGAAGACAATTTCGCACCCCGGCATTGCGAAATGTTTCGGCGGAGGCTTTGAAGAAACCGACGCCTACCTGGCGTATGAGCTGATCGAGGGCGAAACGCTCTCCAGCCAGATCGAGCGAGCGGGTCGACTGTCCTGGGAAAACGCCTTGGAAATCGCCCAGGGGATCGCCGACGCGTTGGAGTACCTGCACGGCCAGGGCGTGGTGCACGGGGCGATTTGTCCCGACAAGGTGATCGTGACCGGATTCGCCCCCGTGCTATTGGACCTTCGCATCGATCGATTCGGATCACCGTTTCGCACCACCCGTCCGCCTTCGATCGATCAAGTCGCACGCCAACCGCCGGAGGCGATCGCGGAGGCGGGGGGAAACGGAAATCCGGCAGCGCCGCCGCAGGCCTCGGCCGACTTGTACGCGCTGGGCGTGTTGCTCTACCAAGCGATCACGGGGCGGTTACCGGTCAGTGGTGAGACGATGCAGGAAGTCCGCGAGAACGTGCAAAGCGAATCGCCGCCGACACCGGCATCGATCGTGCTGCAGTGCCCGATTTGGTTTGACAAACTGATCATGCGGTTGTTGGAGAAAGACCCGGCCAATCGACCGCCCAGTGCAACGGCCGTCAAGTTGGCATTGGCCGAGGTCCGCAAACGCGCCCTGTCCCGCACCAGTGTCGCCGAACACACCAGCAGCGGATTCAGCCCGCTGCAGGTCACCAGCCAGCAAGACAAGGACGAGGCGCGGACATTGCTGGGGCGAGGGGTGATCGACCTGAACGCGATCGAGCCCGAGGACGAGGTCCCGGACAACGTCGTGTGGCACGACCAACCGTGGTTCCTGTTGGGCGGATTGGTGTTGTTGCTGATGCTGTTGGGCTACGTCGCCTGGCCGGCCAGCGAGGCGTCGCTGCGAGCCGAGGCGGAAAAGCTGATCGCGATGGACACACGCAAGGCGTTGGCCGAAGCCGAAGACGAACCGCTACGGGAGTTGCTGGTGCGATTCCCGGATGGTCCGCACGCCGAGTGGGCCCAACTACAAATCGACCTGATCAACGTTAAACAGTTCTTGCATCAGCTGTCGATCAAGATCAAAAACAACCTACCGATCAAGAACCAGGGCGAATTGCTGCACAAGCAGGCACAAGAGTTTTCCGCCAACGGTGATTTTGCCAAGGCGATCGACAAGTACCACAGCATGGTGACGGTGTTGGGCGACGACCCGGACTACGAAACCGCCGTCAACGCGGCGCGCTATCAGATCGCGGCCTTGGAAGAGAAGGCCGCCGGCGAAAGCGACGCAGCCAAGATCATCCGCGCCCGCTTGGAGGAAGCCGATCAATTGCTCGCTGACAATCAAGTCGTCGAAGCCCGCAAAATTTGGTACAGCCTGGTCGAACTGTACGGCGACAACTCCGACCTGAAACCACTGATCGACATCGCCCAGCAGCGGCTCATGGAAAACCAATGA
- a CDS encoding cytochrome c family protein: protein MGKPIIRILTIRSPPRLSQRNMTRRHSIALATLVALTVITTISADAQTSWVSAQRNSPPTTGQGLGRATPADPARVVGHDACVKCHASEVKVWQTTPHATTFDQLHRTPEAKQIASKLGLRSIKHSGRCVACHYTTQSDPSANGPDASPHVVAGVSCESCHGAAKDWLDLHHHYGGQSVTRLTESPAHRAERITTSIQAGMRNPTNLYLVAQSCLRCHTTADEELVNVGGHPAGSLDFEFVSWSQGTIRHNFVNSDGKSNATRSPEQLRVMFVAGMIAELEASLRATAIATQKATFAITVAQRADRAKKRLQSVAAKVDQPILNQILDVVAGVRLKLNNEAELTAAADEIASLGYRFAAECDGNGLSSLDPFIPTGRK from the coding sequence ATGGGAAAGCCGATTATTCGAATTCTGACGATCCGATCGCCGCCAAGACTTTCGCAACGCAACATGACCCGTCGCCACAGCATCGCCCTCGCCACACTCGTCGCCCTGACTGTCATCACAACGATTTCGGCCGACGCGCAAACCAGTTGGGTTTCCGCCCAACGCAACTCCCCGCCGACAACCGGCCAGGGGCTGGGGCGGGCTACCCCCGCCGACCCGGCCAGGGTGGTCGGTCACGATGCCTGTGTGAAATGTCACGCGTCGGAGGTCAAGGTTTGGCAGACGACGCCGCATGCGACGACCTTTGATCAATTGCATCGCACCCCCGAAGCCAAACAGATCGCTTCCAAGCTGGGCCTCCGCTCGATCAAACATTCCGGTCGCTGCGTCGCTTGCCACTACACCACGCAATCCGATCCGTCCGCGAACGGCCCCGATGCTTCGCCTCATGTGGTCGCCGGCGTCTCGTGCGAATCCTGTCACGGTGCCGCCAAAGACTGGCTGGATTTGCATCACCATTATGGCGGCCAGTCGGTCACGCGTCTGACGGAATCGCCCGCTCACCGCGCCGAGCGAATCACAACGAGCATCCAGGCCGGGATGCGCAATCCGACCAATCTGTACCTGGTCGCGCAAAGCTGCTTGCGCTGTCACACCACTGCGGATGAAGAATTGGTCAACGTCGGCGGCCATCCCGCCGGGTCACTCGATTTCGAATTCGTCTCGTGGAGCCAAGGGACGATCCGCCACAACTTTGTCAACAGCGACGGCAAGTCCAACGCGACGCGGTCGCCCGAGCAACTGCGGGTGATGTTCGTCGCCGGGATGATCGCCGAGCTGGAAGCGTCGTTGCGGGCGACGGCGATCGCGACACAAAAAGCCACCTTTGCGATCACCGTCGCACAGCGCGCCGATCGGGCCAAAAAGCGATTGCAAAGCGTCGCGGCAAAGGTTGACCAGCCGATCCTGAATCAGATTTTGGACGTCGTCGCGGGCGTTCGGCTGAAGCTGAATAACGAAGCCGAGTTGACGGCAGCTGCAGACGAAATCGCGAGCCTCGGCTATCGATTTGCCGCCGAGTGTGACGGCAACGGGCTAAGCAGCTTGGACCCGTTCATCCCGACAGGGCGCAAGTGA
- a CDS encoding segregation and condensation protein A — protein MSFRVELAVYNGPIDLLLYLARRQEVSLMEISLAKVIDQYGEYLELLQELDLADIGDFLEFASILVELKSQAVLPQTVEEDEEDEQIEDPQSELVERLLQYKEIRDAAAVLDEMAGRWQQRYQRMSDDLPRRRIDPGDQPIADLEIWDLVSAFGRIMRESAGPPQTEVIYDDTPIHVYMQKIHTRLADRPRVALMDLIEGGIHKSALIGWFLATLELTRHHGAAVEEDEAGDIVIVKTGHYSDDLAVNEVDNYGNDGIIATNLPSQPR, from the coding sequence ATGTCCTTCCGCGTCGAACTCGCTGTTTACAACGGTCCCATCGACTTGTTGCTCTACCTGGCCCGCCGCCAGGAGGTGAGTTTGATGGAGATCTCGCTGGCGAAAGTGATCGACCAGTACGGCGAGTATCTGGAGCTGCTGCAGGAATTGGACTTGGCGGACATCGGCGACTTTCTGGAGTTCGCCAGCATCTTGGTGGAACTGAAAAGCCAGGCCGTGCTGCCCCAAACGGTCGAGGAGGACGAGGAAGACGAGCAGATCGAAGATCCGCAATCAGAACTCGTCGAACGGCTGCTGCAATACAAAGAGATCCGCGACGCCGCAGCGGTCTTGGACGAGATGGCCGGCCGTTGGCAACAGCGTTACCAGCGGATGAGCGACGACTTGCCGCGGCGGCGGATCGACCCCGGCGACCAACCGATCGCAGACCTGGAGATTTGGGACTTGGTCAGCGCCTTCGGGCGGATCATGCGCGAGTCGGCCGGACCGCCGCAAACCGAAGTCATCTATGACGACACGCCGATCCACGTCTACATGCAGAAGATCCATACCCGGCTTGCCGATCGACCGCGGGTGGCGCTGATGGATCTGATCGAAGGCGGCATTCACAAGTCCGCATTGATCGGATGGTTCCTGGCCACGCTGGAACTGACCCGCCACCACGGGGCGGCGGTCGAAGAGGACGAGGCCGGGGACATCGTGATCGTCAAGACCGGCCACTACAGCGACGACTTGGCGGTCAACGAAGTCGACAACTACGGCAACGACGGCATCATCGCCACCAACCTGCCCAGCCAACCGCGGTAG
- the mqnC gene encoding cyclic dehypoxanthinyl futalosine synthase encodes MITDILDKAVAGERLSAAEGLTLLESHDLAAIGAAADKVSRRMHPEPYRTYNVDRNINYTNICTAVCHFCAFYRGPKSDEGYVLPREELLRKVEETVALGGNQILMQGGLHPKFKLDWYEELLSDIKTAFPSVNIHGFSPPELYHFTKVNNLPIEDVLTRLKAAGLGSIPGGGAEILVDRVRNELTRGKVDTDNWLNVMRVWHKLGGISTATMMFGHVETLAERIEHLQRIRDLQDETGGFTAFICWTFQPDNTDMSHIPAKGSFEYLKTQAVSRLFLDNVPNIQSSWVTQGLKMGQLAMLFGANDMGSLMIEENVVAEAGTVHFMSLNQIRQAIEELGFQPRQRDVFYQLVDEELEQKAVQANGHTGPKDLVQLAV; translated from the coding sequence ATGATCACTGACATTTTGGACAAAGCGGTTGCCGGCGAGCGTCTATCGGCCGCGGAAGGGCTGACGTTGCTGGAAAGCCACGACCTGGCGGCCATCGGCGCGGCGGCGGACAAGGTTTCGCGGCGGATGCACCCCGAGCCCTACCGGACCTACAACGTCGACCGGAACATCAACTACACGAACATCTGCACCGCCGTGTGTCACTTTTGCGCGTTTTACCGCGGCCCCAAAAGCGACGAAGGCTATGTGTTGCCGCGTGAAGAGCTGCTCCGCAAGGTCGAAGAGACCGTGGCGCTGGGCGGCAACCAAATCTTGATGCAAGGCGGGCTGCACCCCAAATTCAAACTCGATTGGTACGAAGAACTGCTCTCGGACATCAAGACCGCGTTCCCCTCGGTGAACATCCACGGATTCAGCCCGCCGGAGCTGTACCATTTCACCAAGGTCAACAACCTTCCCATTGAAGACGTGCTGACGCGGCTGAAGGCGGCCGGCTTGGGCAGCATTCCCGGCGGCGGGGCCGAAATCCTGGTCGACCGTGTCCGCAACGAATTGACACGTGGGAAAGTCGACACGGACAACTGGCTGAACGTGATGCGTGTCTGGCACAAACTGGGCGGCATCAGCACCGCGACGATGATGTTCGGACACGTGGAAACGTTGGCCGAACGCATCGAGCATCTTCAGCGGATCCGTGACCTGCAGGACGAAACCGGCGGATTCACCGCGTTCATCTGCTGGACGTTCCAGCCCGACAACACGGACATGAGTCACATTCCGGCCAAGGGATCGTTTGAATACCTGAAGACCCAAGCCGTGTCGCGGTTGTTCCTGGACAACGTGCCCAACATCCAAAGCAGCTGGGTCACCCAGGGGTTGAAGATGGGCCAGCTTGCGATGCTGTTCGGCGCCAACGACATGGGCAGCTTGATGATCGAGGAAAATGTCGTCGCCGAAGCCGGAACTGTCCACTTCATGTCGCTCAACCAAATCCGCCAGGCGATCGAAGAATTGGGTTTCCAGCCGCGTCAACGAGACGTGTTTTACCAGCTGGTCGACGAGGAATTGGAGCAAAAAGCGGTCCAGGCCAACGGGCACACCGGGCCGAAAGATTTGGTCCAATTGGCGGTTTAG
- a CDS encoding menaquinone biosynthetic enzyme MqnA/MqnD family protein — MTRLGAVSYLNTKPLIHGLKEALGPGDSLTLNLPSRLASQLRSGELDVALIPSVEYFRGDGYQIVSDAAIACRGPVWSVRLVSRVPVKNIRRLALDEGSRTSAAMVRVLLWQMYGLKPQTTVLSMEQSPESVDADAVLIIGDRAMHPERGIYNEIWDLGDRWCRYTETPFVFAMWVARPGINTEGLVDILQRCRDGGVEAMESIAQTHAAAHGLTNEDLYRYFAENLHFQLGNAELEGLRRFREGCASLGLLDTKTTGSTQPTPGSTQQTTERID; from the coding sequence ATGACCCGCCTCGGCGCCGTTTCCTACTTGAACACCAAACCGTTGATCCACGGGCTGAAAGAGGCTCTGGGGCCTGGTGATTCGTTGACGTTGAATCTGCCCAGCCGACTGGCCAGCCAGCTGCGATCGGGCGAATTGGACGTGGCGTTGATCCCCTCGGTCGAGTACTTCCGCGGCGACGGCTACCAAATCGTTTCCGATGCGGCGATCGCCTGCCGCGGACCGGTTTGGAGCGTGCGGTTGGTCAGCCGAGTCCCGGTCAAGAACATCCGCCGGCTGGCGTTGGACGAAGGCAGCCGCACCAGCGCGGCGATGGTCCGCGTGCTGTTGTGGCAGATGTACGGATTGAAACCCCAGACGACCGTGTTGTCGATGGAACAGTCGCCCGAATCGGTCGATGCAGACGCGGTGCTGATCATCGGCGACCGGGCGATGCATCCCGAGCGGGGGATCTACAATGAGATCTGGGATCTGGGCGACCGCTGGTGTCGCTACACCGAAACACCCTTTGTGTTCGCCATGTGGGTCGCCCGGCCGGGGATCAACACCGAGGGCTTGGTCGACATCCTGCAACGCTGTCGTGACGGCGGCGTGGAAGCGATGGAATCGATCGCACAGACGCACGCGGCCGCACACGGGCTGACCAACGAAGACCTGTATCGCTATTTTGCCGAAAACCTTCACTTCCAACTCGGAAACGCCGAACTCGAGGGGCTGCGCCGCTTCCGCGAAGGATGTGCATCACTCGGCTTGCTCGACACGAAAACGACTGGCTCGACACAACCAACGCCTGGCTCGACACAACAAACAACGGAACGGATCGATTAA
- a CDS encoding RluA family pseudouridine synthase, with amino-acid sequence MAESDIKLLWESDLAVAVDKPAGLATQAPAGIDSLESRLQRQFDRRDSYLAFPHRLDRAVSGVILVALTKKAARLLSAQFASRKTRKQYLAVVEGRIEVGRSSPQQWDDFVRKLEDQPRAEVCDESAPHAKPARTIVKTLALDTVADRSLLELSPITGRMHQLRVQTASRGHPIVGDEMYGAAGSATGGAANPHTGRILLHAHGLEFHDPSNGRLVRVESPCPFEFTSA; translated from the coding sequence ATGGCTGAATCAGACATCAAGTTGCTTTGGGAAAGTGATCTCGCGGTGGCGGTCGACAAACCGGCGGGACTCGCCACGCAAGCTCCGGCGGGAATCGACAGTTTGGAAAGCCGACTTCAACGTCAATTCGATCGCCGTGACAGCTACCTTGCGTTTCCGCATCGACTGGACCGCGCCGTCAGCGGTGTGATCTTGGTCGCATTGACCAAGAAAGCTGCTCGACTGCTTTCCGCCCAGTTCGCAAGCCGCAAAACCCGCAAACAGTACTTGGCGGTGGTCGAAGGTCGAATCGAGGTGGGCCGATCGAGCCCTCAGCAGTGGGACGACTTCGTTCGCAAGCTGGAGGACCAGCCGCGGGCAGAGGTCTGTGACGAATCCGCGCCGCATGCCAAGCCGGCCCGAACGATCGTCAAAACACTGGCACTGGACACTGTGGCCGATCGCAGCCTGTTGGAGCTCAGCCCGATCACCGGTCGCATGCACCAATTGCGAGTGCAAACGGCATCACGCGGCCATCCGATCGTGGGTGATGAAATGTACGGTGCCGCCGGCAGTGCGACTGGCGGTGCGGCGAATCCGCACACCGGGCGGATCCTGCTGCACGCCCACGGATTGGAGTTTCACGATCCGTCCAACGGCCGTTTGGTGCGGGTCGAATCGCCGTGCCCGTTTGAGTTTACGTCGGCGTGA
- a CDS encoding DUF6513 domain-containing protein, with protein MPSVIDLREPSHLHFVTGTLAQNAVREVVDALAVRHAFEYSIGVMPITVAALMTPKWIARKLDLPVQATHLIVPGFCEVGIETLRSQVAVDVVVGPNDCRDMAELFGEKRPEVDLSGYDIEIIAEINHAPRLDRDEFIATALKLVDDGADRIDVGCDPAARFESIADYVDALVSRGIQVSIDTFDPWEAEAACRAGASLVLSVNSHNREHAPRWGAEVVVIPDSPTDLTSLDETIAYLKQRNVPMRLDPILEPIGSGLAASIVRYSTVRQRYPQLPMMMGIGNVTELTDADSAGINTVLLGLCQELGIQSVLTTQVINWARSSVRECDHARRLVHASVKNGIPPKNLSDQLVLLRDRKLSPFTEATLEGLSRAIKDNNYRLFAQDEVIHLVSRQLHLSDEDPFRLFERLLQNPISDNVDRGHAFYLGYEMAKASVALTLGKQYEQDRALNWGFLTRREDLHRLARSSRHGKPT; from the coding sequence ATGCCATCGGTTATCGATCTCCGCGAACCATCGCACTTGCATTTCGTCACCGGAACGCTTGCCCAAAATGCCGTTCGCGAGGTCGTCGATGCGCTTGCGGTGCGACATGCGTTTGAGTATTCGATCGGAGTGATGCCGATCACCGTTGCCGCGTTGATGACGCCCAAGTGGATCGCGCGCAAGCTGGACTTACCCGTACAAGCGACACATTTGATTGTTCCCGGTTTCTGTGAGGTGGGGATCGAAACACTTCGCTCTCAAGTCGCCGTCGATGTTGTCGTCGGTCCCAACGATTGCCGCGATATGGCCGAACTATTCGGCGAAAAACGTCCCGAAGTCGATCTCAGTGGGTACGACATCGAAATCATCGCGGAGATCAATCATGCCCCGCGGCTTGATCGCGACGAGTTCATCGCGACGGCTTTAAAGCTTGTCGATGACGGTGCGGATCGAATTGATGTCGGGTGTGATCCCGCCGCACGGTTTGAATCCATTGCGGACTACGTCGACGCGCTCGTTTCGCGCGGGATTCAGGTCTCCATCGATACCTTTGACCCTTGGGAAGCCGAAGCCGCTTGCCGTGCCGGTGCGTCGTTGGTGTTGAGCGTGAATTCCCACAATCGCGAGCATGCACCGCGATGGGGCGCCGAAGTCGTTGTGATTCCCGATTCGCCGACCGATCTGACCAGTCTGGATGAAACGATCGCGTACCTCAAGCAGCGGAACGTTCCGATGCGGTTGGACCCGATTTTGGAACCGATCGGATCGGGATTGGCCGCCAGCATCGTGCGTTACTCGACGGTGCGTCAGCGTTATCCGCAGCTGCCGATGATGATGGGGATCGGCAACGTCACCGAGCTGACCGATGCCGATTCGGCCGGCATCAACACCGTGCTGTTGGGCCTCTGCCAGGAACTGGGGATCCAAAGTGTCCTGACCACCCAGGTGATCAATTGGGCTCGGTCATCGGTCCGCGAATGTGATCATGCCCGGCGGTTGGTGCATGCGTCGGTCAAGAACGGAATTCCGCCGAAGAATCTGTCGGACCAACTGGTGTTGCTCCGCGATCGCAAGCTGAGCCCTTTCACCGAAGCGACGCTTGAGGGCCTGTCTCGGGCCATTAAGGACAACAATTATCGATTATTCGCCCAGGACGAAGTGATTCATTTGGTCTCGCGCCAATTGCATCTGAGCGACGAGGATCCGTTTCGATTGTTTGAGCGGCTGTTGCAGAACCCGATTTCCGACAATGTGGACCGCGGCCATGCGTTCTACTTGGGGTACGAAATGGCCAAAGCGTCGGTGGCGCTGACCTTAGGCAAGCAGTATGAGCAAGATCGCGCACTTAACTGGGGGTTTCTGACCCGCCGCGAGGACCTTCACCGGCTCGCCCGCAGCAGCCGTCACGGCAAGCCGACTTGA